The Halichoerus grypus chromosome 3, mHalGry1.hap1.1, whole genome shotgun sequence genome segment CCTGAGATCTTGTTTCTGTGTGAAcgtccctcttagaacagcttttgctacatcccacaagtttttgtatgttattttccatttttgtttgtctctagattttttatttcccctttaataCCTTCTTTGATCCATTGTTTGTTCAgaagaatgttttataatttccaggCATTCCTGAGTTTCCCGTTTTCCTCCTGTATTCATTTCTAGTTTTACACCCTTGTGGTCCGAGAAGACACTCCATGCGTGCTTGAAGAGTGTGCGTCCCACTGTCGTCAGAATGTTGCGTGTGTGTCTGCTGGGTCCATTAGTCTGTAGTGTTCAGGTCccgtttccttattgattctctgtctgGATGATCCCTTGTTGACAGTGGGGCATTAAATTCCCCACTATTACTGcattactgtttatttttccttttggctcCGTTAGTTTTGCTTAGTGTGTATAGGTGCTCTGATGCTGGCCGCGTGAATATTTACAACTGTCATGTCTTCTTGATGGACTGACCCCTTCATTGGTATATAATGATCTcccttgtctctctctgccatttTTAAGGTCCATTTTGTCTGATCTAAAGATAGCCACTCCTACTTTTTTTGGTTACCATTTCTTGAAATCTCTTTTTCCACACCTTCAATCTCAGTCTACATGGGTCTTTAGGActaaagtgaatctcttgtaggcagcgtaTCTTTGGATCGTGtgttatttattcagttattatatatcttttgattggagaatttgacttttttatatttgttggtAGATAAGGACTTACTGTTGTCGTTTTCTTGATTGttctctggctgttttgtagACACATTGTTTCTTGCTTCTCATCCTGCcctctttttttgtgttttgatgtcGTTTGGTATCAGTGTACTTTAACTTTTTATAATGATCTTTTGTGTGATTACTGCAGGTTTTTCCCTTGTGGTTATCATGAGGATTTTGTGAAACAGTTTACTGATAACTTCAGTAGCTTCCTCAACTTGACACTCTGTTCCCTGCCCGCTCACGTTGGAGGCTGTTGGGGCTACAGTTTACGTATTTCTTACATAGTGTATCCAATAACAGAATACGATAGTTCTGGTTATGTTTACTGTATTTTAACCTTTAAAGTTGTAAGTGAATTATGTACCACCAGGACTGTATTACAGAACTGACCAACTATAAATTTACCTTGACCAGTGAGTTTTATGTTCCCTGCTcatgtttttatgatgttaattgGCATTTTGTTATTTCCTCCTAGAAAACCGCTATTGAGCATTTCACGGAGGGCAGGCCTAGTGGCGGTGAGCTCTGTCCACTTTTGTTTGTTAAGGAAAGTGTTTATCTCCcctcatttctgaaggatagCTGTGTCAGGTATAGAATTCCTGGTTAACAGGGTTTTCTTTGTCTGTAAATACTTTGAATACATCATCCTATTCTCTCTTGGCCCCAAGAGTTTGTGGTGAAAAATCACCCCATATAAGGCTGGTTCCTTCTGTGTAACTTGTCTGTTTTCTCTTGTTGCTCTCAAAGTTCTCTCTTTGTCTTCGACAACGTAATTATAACGTATCTCACCGAAGCCCTATTCAGGTTCAACCTGTTTGGGGTCCCTTGAGCCTCGTGGATCTGGACGTCTACTTCTGTCCCAGGCTTGGAAGCTTCCagtcattattgctttaaatatacttttctgtctctttctcttctcctggaatTCCCACAGTGCGGAAATAATTCCCATAGGCTTTCTTCACGCGTTTTTCTTTTTGCCCTTCTAGTTGGAAAATTTCAAAGGTCACTCACTCTTTCTGCATTGTCAAGTCAGCTGTTGGAGCGCTTGAATTTTTCTCCTCAGGGATTATTCAGTTCTAGGATTTCTGGGTTAtttcatggtttctttttcttcgttttacttttcattttgcttgTGTGTTGTTAAGAGCATTCCTCTGAATTTTCTGTGTGATCGTTCATAGACATCCATTCGTGTGTTGTACTCAGAGCTTGCAATCTTGTGGGGCCAGCAGGACATGTGCTGAGGACGTGCTTTGGATTTCGTGCTGCCCCCAAAGGTCATCTGGCCTCTCTGAACGTGTTTGGCGATGAGGCACTTCTGCTAAGTCGCTCCAGTAGAAAGAATTTTGGTCAGTTTTGGATGATTTCACAGCTTTTTCTTCATGGGGCATGAAGTGAGGTGCAGCTGAGGTCGGGGCAAAAGGGACACCTTGTTCTGTGTGAAGCTCATGTTCTCGTTTCTGCAGCCCAACTTCTTGGGTACCACTCGGGCTATAGATAGAACATCATTCTGTCTTCGTTTTGCTGGCTGTCACTTCTCCGAGCCCGACCGTGGTTGTAAAGAACTCTGGAGCCCCGGTCCTGTGTGTCCGGGAGGCGCTGGGCCCGTCTCATCTTTGTTACAGGGTGTCCTGCCCCCGGACGGGACGAAGATGCCCGACAGACACAGCCCACGCTGGAGAAACTCCGGTCCTCGCGAGCACACCCAGTCGCGGGCGTCCTTTCGAACGGTGTTTGGGGCGGGGGCCCGCTGGGACCTGTGGGGTGACTGCAGTCGCGTCCGAGTGCGGCACGCGCGACGTTCCCTCGGGCCCTCCCTGGCACAAGGCGCAGATGCCAGCGAGGGAGCCTGCCGTCGAGCCCGGTGCGGGGAACGTGTGTTCAGGACCAGAGTCGGGGCTGAGACGACCCCTCCCGGCCGAGCCCGGGTCCGTGTGCCCCGTGGCGTCATGggcgtgtgtgtgtctgctgtTTATCACGTCCCTGCGGGCGCTGCTGTGACTTCGGCTCCTCCAGCTGCTCCTGTGCCGAGAGTGCGGCTCGCCTGTCCTGACGACTCGCGGGCCTCCGAGGCCGATCCCAGCCGTGACCCTGGACGAGCGCGTGCTGGGCGGCGGAGCGTCGCTGTTGTGCCCGCGGCCCGCGCCGAGCGGAGGGAGGTGCAGGCGGAGGCTGCGCGTTACGGGCGGGACGCGCGGGGCCGTGTGGGGCGGAGACCGGGGCTGCGGCGGCTCGCAGACTCCGCCGCCGGGGGTGGGTGGGCCCGGAGGGAAGAGCGCCGTGCGCCGCGCGTGCGGCCGCCCCGGGCTCAGGACGTCGGTGCGTCTGCGGACGGGGAGCGTGGACTGGCCGGGGGGCGGGCGCCGGGGAACGGGGGCCCCACGCGCAGGGCGCAGGCCGGGGGCGCGTTCGTGCGCCGAGGTTTTACCCTCGGACCGGCAGTTCAAGGCGCTTCCCCGGGTTCCCGTTCGTGGCTGTGTGGGGGAGGCGGACGTGCCCTGCGGCCCCCGCTGCGGCCCCGCCCGTCCCCGTGTGAGCTGAACGCGTAGGGCACGACGGTGTGAAGTGATCCCCACACGCCGCGCGCCTCACACCCATCTTGTCGCAAACGTGTCCGCCGCGCTCCGTCCAGCTGTCGCGCGCCTGCGCACCCCGGGCTGGCTGCTCGGCGGCCTGCACctgtccccgcccccagcctcctgCAGCCGCCGGCGGAAGTTCTTCGGGGACGAGTGTGGTGGTGGCGTTTGGATTCCACACGTGCGTGAGACCAGGTGGCGCTGATTCTCAGCGCAGCGCGTCCGACGGTGGGACCCCTCGTTCACGGCCGACAAACAGCCCGTGTGCGCACGGGACCCCTCCGCTGGCCCTGCGTCTGGGCGTCCGCTTCCTTCGCTGTGAAGCCCCCAGGCGGGCTCCCGCGCCCCCCGCCAGCGCCCGCTGCCCCGTTCCCGGCCGCGCCTTCACCCGTCGGGAGCCTTGGGAGGACGTCTGCGGCTGCTGGGCTCCCAGGCGACCGCGCCGAGATGCTGCGGATGGTCCGCGTGAACGGGGTCTACCCCCACGTGGCGCGTGTCCTCGGAGCAagcgcggggtgggggtgggggtggcgccGCCGTGGCGGACCGGCCGGGGGCAGGTGTGACGGGAAGGACCTCAGCCCCTCAGGAGGCGCACCGTCCTCGCCGCCCGCGCCCATGAGACGTGTCCCCCAGGTCTTTGAGCGTCCGGGCGGGAGCCCGTGAGCACCGGCTTCGGGGGAGGCCCCTGAATGCGGGGGGAGACCGATGAGTTCGCGCTGGAATTCGGTGACGGCCCAGGGAGGACGCGGGGCGGCAGGAGGGCCTGGGACTGAGCGGCCGTGCTGCTGGGGGGTCCCTGGGCCGTGTGGGCCCCAGGCTGGCAGGTGCCTGCTGAACCAGGTCCGCGGCAGAGCCCGTGGAGAGACGGGGCCTCCCCAGACCTCGTCGGGGAGTGAGCAGGCGCGCGTGCGGGGAGGTCCCTGCCGGAGCCCGGGGTCCTGGCGCCCACCCCCCGGCTCCTGCGTGCTGAGCGCACGCCCGGCCCCCCCTCTGCCGGGGCTGTTTCCGCCTGCGCGGCGTCAGCgctgccgccccctcccccccccccccccccccggcctgcTGGCTGCTCCCCCCGAGCCCCCGCCTCGAGGCTGCCTGCGTCCGCGTCCGGGAGGCAGGCTCCCGAGGCCTCTCCCCGCGCGGCCCTGACCGGTCCCCACCGCCCGTGGCCCCGCGGGCTGGCGACCCGGCCTCTGGCGTCAGACTCCCAGCCCCGAGCCAGCACCGTCACGCCGCCTCCCGGCCCAACTTCCGGGGTTGCTTTGGGTCACGTCAGGTGTCTAACGTTTAGAGCCTTAGGGTCGCCGTCCCCCAGGCCCAGCTGTGCGACCCCGGGCGCCGAGTGAGCTCCCGGGGACCTGCCTTCCGCCCGACGCTTCCTGCTTCCTGACGCGGACCCTGGGATCTGCGCAGAGCCGACGCCGGTGTGGGGTCAGACACAGCCTGACGGGGCGCCTTCCTGTCCGCCTGGGGCGGGGGCCGAGCAGACGCCGCCCAGCCTGGTCCTGAGCGAGGCGACCGCCGGCCGCGGGCTCTGCAGCCAGGGGACCGCGTGTGCGCCGTGCTCGCCTGAGGCTCCAGGGTCACCGGGTACAGGACCGTCTTCTTTCCTCCGTCGGAGTTGACCTTTTTCTAACCTCCTGTAGGTTCAGGGAGCAAGTTTCCGAGGCTGGAAAGAAGTGACGTCTCTGTTTAATAAAGACGACGAACAACACCTGCTGGAAAGATGTAAATCCCCCAAGTCCAAAGGGTAAGTGTCCGTGGGTCCCGGGGGGGCGGTGCGTGGACAGAGACGCGCTGTGCTCATCTTGATGCTGTGGCAACAGAAGAAAGTAGGCAGTGAGACGCGCTTCCCAGAGCCGCTCTCGGACTCGGACTCGGAAACCACTCAGCCTTCAAGCAGCCTCCAGCCGTGCGTGACAGGTTTACTGACTGCAGAAAATCACGGgggagaaaagttaaaaatgcaaAGGATTGGTGAACTgtaaaagattttagaaaattgaatatatttaaacTGACATATTGCTGTTTATTatacacagaatttttaaaagtctatttaaacatgaaaagataaacTCAGTGAGAGCTGAGTGGGATTGCCAACGGCGTGTTTGAGGAGAGGTGAGCCTCAGGGGGCCTGGCCGCAGACGAGGAGCTGCTGCGGGGGCCAGGGGCGCCCAGGCAGCCCACTCCAGCCCAAGGCCgggactcctcctcctccccctcccgcccGCCCCAGGGAGGGCTGTGGGCCTGGGTCCCCGGGGTCAGCGTCTGTGGGGTCTCCCAGTCCAGCGCACGGGACTCTTGGGGGGTGCGGTGTGGGCTGTGCGTGCACCGTGGCACCCCGGGGATGCCCCTGCTGTCGGGCCGGAGGGACAGCGGCCTGTCCCCGGCCCCTTCGTGTCTGAGTCTCATTTGTGTTCAGCAAATTACCCACTCACTGCTCTGTCTGTATGTGAATAGCTGTTGAAAACGGATTTGATAAATGGAGTATTTATCCCCATATTTCTTAACTAGAACCCTGCATTTCCTGTTTTCTACTTTGCTCAAATACTCGAGTATTTCCTTGTGTGAAAACTAGCTCTTTGTGTACGGCCAAGTGTGGTACCTTAAAATACAGCTTTCACGGTTTCCCTAATACGCAGTGACGaatttttttactaattttaattaaaattctttattacaCATTTGTGGTCACTTTCTAAATgacttaaacttttaaaagagtGTTAGGTGTATACGATGGACACTAATTGAGGCCCTGAGACCACTGGGTCACCAACACTTGGCTGTCTTGTCTCCCACAGAACTAACTTGCGGTTAAGAGAGGAGTTGAAGACAGAGAAGAAGTCTGGATTTTGGGACAATTTGGttttaaaacagaatattcaGTCTAAGAAACCAGATGAGATTGAAGGTTGGGAGCCTCCAACACTTGCTCCTGAAGATGTGACAGCCGACGCAGGTGATGTGGCGAGTGGCCGTCCCCCTCGGCCAGGCTGGGAGGAGGACGGCAAGGGCCGTAGCAAGTACAGCAGCCTGGCGAGCTCAGGGAACAGCTCCCGCTGGAGCCTCCGGTCGGCCGGGAGGCTGGTCGGCATCCGACGGCAGAGCAGGGGCCACCTGACCGACAACTGGGAAGAGCTGGAGTGACCATCCGGCCCCGCTGCGGACGGGAGAGGCGCACAGAGCCGAGTGTCCCCAAACCACAACTGATGCGGCCCCTGCGTCTTCTCTCTCCCCGTGCCGGTCTGAGAGTTTGCGGTCTCACGCTGTGTTCGTTCCCTTGTCTGCTGGTCCTTCCCACGTGGACGAGAGCAGAGCACCTTCTCTGCCCGCCCGCGTCCGGACATTCCTGTCCGTGGACTGACGGAGGAGAGCCCCAGCCGGCGGCCGCCTCCTGGGAAGCGTCTGCCCCTTCTGGTCGCAGCGCTGCCGGACGCGGTCCCGTGGGCTGTGCCCTGTCCTCCCCTGCGtgccctgtcccccccccccccgtgaccCCCGTGTCCTGCATGTGGTGTCCGTGTGTGTCCATGACATTCAACTGTAGCGGCGGGGCTGGGccctcttctcttcccagaaGCCCGTGATCCAGCTGTGAAACCAATCTTCCAAAGGTTATGTTAAATTGTGTTCAACCTGGCAAATTAAACCTTTTTTCATCTTAAATACCAGGAAAGCAAAGGTTACATTTGATGCAGCACGAAATGCCACTCTCCGCAAAGCATCTTCATCACTTGCGCTGGGAGGGGGAGTCTCCCGCGTGGACGGAGGACAGGGACAGTGGTTCTTACTTTAGGGTTCATCTTACTCGTCCTGATCTTCATGTTCTTCTGAAAACGTGGTGTTCTGCGATTACAGGTTAAATACCGTCAGTGTGGATCAGGTTTAGCAACTTGATTCTCTGAATTGTTCTTGGAAAACACTAATTTGCTGATGGGAGTTAAAACTGTATATAAAATACTGCAAGTGCCTCTTCTGTAATGTGCAGGTGTTTGGTTTCCAAAGTGAGCCAGTTGCCGTGGCTAGTGCCGGACGCCCAGGAAGGATGGGCCGCGCACCGCGCACCGCACACAGGGCTCCTTCGCAGCACGGCCGGGTCCACAGGCAGCACCACGGCTGCCTGAGGCAATGGTGGTTTGGAGGAAAAGCTTTAGGGTGTtcctgattaaaaacaaaaacctccagtGACGCTGTGCATACCTCTCGTGAGAAAACACAGTCCCCCGTTGGCTCTGCGTGCACGTCTGTGCCGCGTAGTGAACACACCTGTGGGAACCCGCACAGGTCCCGTGGCGGGACTCCTGATGGTACAGCGTCAGTCtgtcctccatccatccatctgtccacccatcTTTTTTTACTAGAAGCTTACTTGACTGAGTTTTGAACGGGGGGGCATGTTTAAGTGGCATGAAAATAAAGATCCGGTTTGTTAGTACCTTGAGATGCTGGGGTGTGTCTGGTGATGCAGAGTGGTGATGCTGGTGGATGTTGGTGGAACAAGTCCTCAGGGAAAGGGCTCCGTAGGCAGCGGTGGCCCCCACACGGCTGTGACCTGGGCGTGTGTGTTAGAGCCCGAGCTGCAGGCGCAGGGGAGGAGGCGCTGTGTCTGGGACTCGGCGCGGGCGGAGCGGAGTCGGGACCCCGAGACCCGCTGCAGGTCGCTGCACCCACGTGTGACGACGCCAAGTGCCTGTAACTCACCTCCGTGCAAATCGGTGACGCAAGGCTGATGACAGTCCTTCATAATATGGTTTCTCAAAATCTGAAGACGAAGCCAGATCGGAATTGGAACGTGCACcataaatcacatttttcttatcTACAAAGATTAATGTAAGAATAAACTTTTTCTTCTGTTGTATctgattaaatgaaaataagtatgtttgcagtttttaatttatttattggtgtGCTTTTGGGAGAGAAGTATTTTTTCTGATAGAATTTACCAAAGCAACTTTGTGTTGTTCACGGCTTAACGAGAGAATGTGGTTTTGACTTTGGGGTTCTTGTTTGCATTCTGTGAACACACGACTTCACTGTGTAAAGAGCGAGCGGTATCTGCTCCTTCTGTTCCTTACTTTGTAAAAGGAAAGTGATGGGCTTCGAAGAAGGCAGAATTCATTCTCAACgctgaggttttaaaaaaataaaagtatcgtTCATTTCCTCTTTCGTTATTAGTCTGCATGGTTATTGGCATCGACTTCGAGGTGACTGCTTATGGTGACTTTAGTCACAAAGCTGATGGTACTTTTCTTGATACCTGAAATCTCATTAAAAGTGCAAACAATACACATAgactatttcataaataaatgacCAATTTCAACCAAAGTTTTTGGGATGTATCTTTTGCATATTTCAGCCGCCTGCTTCCACCGTCCTGCTGGTGAGGAACCAGGGGGCGTGCCTGTGCTCTGGGCGGAGTTTAGGGTCGGGAATTAGAGCCGCACCCAGCTGAGAAGCCGCGAGCATCCCAGCAACAGTACTTTTACTTAATCACCCTTCTCTTCTGAAAAGATCACCGTCTCTTACAAGAAAGTCTGTGAGGAAGAGTGGCCTGTTCCAGAGGAGACAGGTACGTACCTCAAAAACTGGGCACGCACGCGGCCAGCCGAGCTCTGCCATCTGGGGATCTCCGGGCACAAGTCCTTCAGGGAGCAGGCGTGGGGGGCACGGTGCCCGTCCTGTCCTCGGGGTCCTGCCTCTGGAGACTTCCTTTCTTGTCTCAAGGGAGAGCTAGTCCACGTCCTGTCAGCGAGGGGGCCTGGGGACCCCGCCTGGGGAGTAGGGGTCCCCGTGTGTCCAGGGAGCCTTCTCCGCCTGCCCCTCCCAGGTTACTTTAGCCACTTCCCGACCTTCTGGTTCCATGCTTATTCTTCAGTGGGTATTTCTTGGCCTGAACAGAAGACCAGCAGGGCTCTCTATTCAGGAAGCTTTGCAGATTAATTGGCGAagacaatttttttaactttgtgatcCTTTTAAACAATGTTCAGAATCACCCACTGGGTGAGGAGCTGAACGCCAGGATGAGCTGGCGGGGAAGCCGAGGAGGCGTCTGCCTGACATTTCCCGAGGGATTCGGTGCGTTCCCGGGGTGGGGAGCCGTCTGTCCCCACGTTCTGGTCCCCTGAGGTTGTGCCTGGCAGCCAGCAATCCCACCAGCTGGCCCTGGGCAGGTCCTCGTCCCCAGACCTCCCAGGCCCCACCTGCCAGTTCAGGCGCTGGCTCACCGGGCCCAGCCTGGGCCTTCCTGCAGCCCTGCTGGAGTAGCCCAAGTACAAGGGGTTCACGGGCGTGCCCCCCCACCCTGCGCCCCACGGCCCCTGTGCTGCCACCTTCACAGAAACCAGGGCCGAGGGTGGTTCTGTGCTGGTCAGACTGCCCGGGGTCGTGGGATCTGTGCTGTGTGGGGGGTGGACGGTCCCCTGCGCCCATGGAACGTGTTTCCCAGACCCCCAGCTGAGACCGTGGACACCTGAAGCCACAGGGCACCGGGAGCTGGTAACTGATGAGCCGGGTGCGGTGGTGCAGTCGTGTGGACGCTGTCCCTCTCAGATACCCCGCGTCCCCACAGAATGCCTGTGACAGACGGAGGGAGGGCAGCGGTCAGGCCTCAGGCCACCAGCGGCCTCTGGTGCCGTGGCAGGAGGGGCCCGATGGCATCGGTGGCTGGAGGCACCGCCGCAGAGGCCGTGAGCCCGGCGACCACAGGGACTTCAGCGAGGGTCCATGCAGTCAGAGACCCTCCGGCGGGTTTCAGGAGCGCCCACACTGCGTGCTGGCCCTCGCAGTCCCTCGGTGCGTCCCCCACTTGGCCGCCCGGCTCCCTCTCCATGTCGGTCTGCTCGTCGGCCTTGAGAACCGCTGGCACTTCACTCCCCGTGTCcccggcggcggcagcggcagtGGCAAGGACCCCTGGCACGCGTCGGGTCCAGAGCAGGGTCTGCGCTGTGCACCCTCGGAACGTGTCACGGGATCACAGAGCCCACGGGGCCGTGACAAGCCCGAGGCCCTGGCGGGGGGGCCGCAGCGACAAGGCTGCCCCTGAGGTCAGGACGCGGGCCGGCAGGTGCCACTTCCGCCCACAGGCCTGTAAACCCAAACCCTTCCTGTTCCGAGCGCTTCCACGCTGTCGAGATGAAGGGCTGCTGGTGCCGCTCCACCGACGAGCGGTGGCCCTGTGGCTCCCAGCCGCCCTCCCTGGGGGCCTCCTCGCGGTTGAGGGCTGGCTCCGGTCCGCGGCTCTGCTGGGACACGGCAGACGCGGCATCCCCAGGGGCCAGTGACGAGTGCGGTGTGGCAGCAGGACGGGCGCCCCGCCTCGCGGTGGACGGTGCCCGTGGTCCCTCGtggctctccccctgctcaccttCTGTGACGGGCAGTGCGGCACTGACTTCCACCGCAAACACCGGGGCACTGCAGCCCCGAGTGCTGTCCCCGCCACCACCGGCCGGATTACTGGTCCTCTCCCGACACCCACATGCACAGTTCTCCAACTGGCCGGAAAACGTCTTTTTAGCTCCTTTTAACTTTTTCCTCAGAAGCAGGACACGGGGTGTGAGCTGTTAAATGCGGTAAGTTGGGGGTTGGGTGACCTCACGGCACGGAAGGCCGGGCTGAAGGCCCCGGGTCCTGCTGGTGCCCTGGGGACCGGGCTCCGGGCGGCACCACCGTCAGGACGTGCCACGTTTCTGTGCGGCCCGTGGCCTCCTGCAGGGATCGCACAGCCCCCGTGGCTCTCCGGGCTCCGCCAGCCTGCCTCCCGGAACGGTTTGTCAGAGAACCTCCCATTCAGATCTCGCCGCGAGGCCCTCACAACCTCTGCCTCTCGGTCCGCAGTCTCTCCCGTGTCCAGCAGCAGCTGTGCTGGGCAGCAAGCCTGTCACCTTGGGT includes the following:
- the TDRP gene encoding testis development-related protein, with product MRTAPAPRPAAVATVTAAGRPGPAPAPPPGGPGRAPRPGSRRPSVGALRAGRGGARVDAPAPEPPWSMWKLSRSRVLLDEPPEEEDGLPGGPPPAAAAAAAQVQGASFRGWKEVTSLFNKDDEQHLLERCKSPKSKGTNLRLREELKTEKKSGFWDNLVLKQNIQSKKPDEIEGWEPPTLAPEDVTADAGDVASGRPPRPGWEEDGKGRSKYSSLASSGNSSRWSLRSAGRLVGIRRQSRGHLTDNWEELE